The following proteins are encoded in a genomic region of Agelaius phoeniceus isolate bAgePho1 chromosome 17, bAgePho1.hap1, whole genome shotgun sequence:
- the SLC17A9 gene encoding voltage-gated purine nucleotide uniporter SLC17A9, translating into MAAGGGGRNAPPGSGPRDGMRRDGGTEPYWSRPECRVWTVMLLLGTCLLYCARVTVPICAVALSSYFDWDKKQFGVVLSSFFWGYCLTQIVGGHISDQIGGEKVLLLSASAWGLLTVLTPLLTHITSAHLVFMTSSRFLMGLLQGVYFPSLASLLSQRVRESERAFTYSTVGTGSQFGTLLIGGAGSLLLDWYGWESVFYFSGLLTLLWVYCTCKYLLSEKELTIPMNCLTRGLSVPKQTKVPWKQLFRKAPIWAVIIAQLSTASTFFTLLSWLPTFFKETFPDSKGWVFNVVPWLVAIPTSLFSGFLSDHLISQGYRTITIRKFMQVIGSGVSSIFALCLGQTSSFCKAIVFASASVGLQTFNHSGISVNVQDLAPSCAGLLFGVANTGGALLGVICVYLAGYLIETTGSWISVFNLVAAVNSIGLCTFLLFGEAQRVDTDSEYVDL; encoded by the exons ATGGCCGCGGGGGGCGGCGGCAGGAATGCGCCCCCGGGCAGCGGCCCCCGCGACGGCATGAGGCGGGACGGCGGCACCGAGCCCTACTGGTCCAG gcctGAATGCCGTGTGTGGacagtgatgctgctgctggggacgtgCCTGCTGTACTGTGCCCGTGTCACCGTGCCCATCTGCGCCGTGGCACTCAGCTCCTACTTCGACTGGGACAAGAAGCAGTTTGGTGTCGTGCTCAGCAGCTTCTTCTGGGGATACTGCTTGACACAGATTGTTGGAGGACACATCAGTGATCA AATAGGAGGTGAGAAAGTCCTCCTCCTTTCAGCATCAGCCTGGGGGCTCCTCACCGTCCTCACCCCGCTGCTCACCCACATCACCTCAGCCCATCTGGTTTTTATGACCTCCTCCAGGTTCCTCATGGGGCTCCTGCAAG GGGTGTACTTCCCATCCCTGGCCAGCCTGCTGTCCCAGAGGGTCCGGGAGAGCGAGCGAGCCTTCACCTACAGCACAGTGGGGACTGGATCCCAGTTTGG AACTCTGCTGATTGGTGGTGCAGGATCTCTCCTCCTGGACTGGTACGGCTGGGAAAGTGTTTTCTACTTCTCTGGTTTGCTCACTCTGCTCTGGGTTTATTGCACCTGCAAATACCTCCTGAGTGAGAAAG AACTCACCATCCCCATGAACTGTTTAACAAGAGGCCTCTCAGTGCCCAAGCAGACCAAAGTTCCCTGGAAGCAGCTGTTCAGGAAGGCACCAATCTG GGCTGTCATCATCGCCCAGCTCTCCACGGCCAGCACCTTCTTcaccctgctctcctggctgccgACTTTCTTCAAGGAAACTTTTCCAGACTCCAAG GGCTGGGTGTTTAATGTAGTCCCCTGGCTGGTTGCAATTCCGACGAGCTTGTTCAGTGGATTTCTGTCTGATCATTTAATTAGTCAAG GGTACAGAACCATCACCATCCGTAAGTTCATGCAG gTCATTGGCTCTGGTGTCTCAAGCATTTTTGCTTTGTGCCTGGGCCAGACCTCCAGTTTCTGCAAAGCAATAGTGTTTGCCTCAGCCTCTGTTGGACTGCAGACCTTCAACCACAG TGGCATTTCAGTAAACGTGCAGGACCTGGCCCCCTCGTGTGCTGGCTTGCTCTTTG GGGTTGCAAATACAGGAGGAGCCCTCCTAG GTGTCATTTGTGTGTACCTGGCTGGATACCTGATTGAGACCACTGGCTCCTGGATTTCTGTTTTCAACCTGGTGGCAGCTGTGAACAGCATTGGGCTTTGCACATTCCTCCTGTTTGGAGAGGCCCAGAGGGTGGACACAGACTCTGAGTATGTGGATCTTTAG
- the GID8 gene encoding glucose-induced degradation protein 8 homolog translates to MSYAEKPDEITKDEWMEKLNNLHIQRADMNRLIMNYLVTEGFKEAAEKFRMESGIEPSVDLETLDERIKIREMILKGQIQEAIALINSLHPELLDTNRYLYFHLQQQHLIELIRQRETEAALEFAQTQLAEQGEESRECLTEMERTLALLAFDNPEESPFGDLLNMMQRQKVWSEVNQAVLDYENRESTPKLAKLLKLLLWAQNELDQKKVKYPKMTDLSKGTIEEPK, encoded by the exons ATGAGTTATGCAGAAAAACCTGATGAAATCACGAAAGATGAATGGATGGAAAAGCTTAATAACTTACATATCCAGAGAGCAGACATGAACCGCCTTATCATGAACTACCTTGTCACAG AGGGCTTTaaagaagcagcagagaaatTTCGGATGGAGTCTGGAATTGAACCCAGCGTGGATTTAGAGACTCTGgatgaaagaataaaaatccGTGAGATGATCTTGAAAGGGCAGATCCAGGAAGCCATTGCATTGATAAACAGCCTtcatccagagctgctggataCCAACAGATATCTCTACTTTCATTTGCAG CAACAGCACTTGATTGAACTGATTCGGCAGCGTGAGACTGAGGCAGCTCTGGAATTTGCTCAGACCCAATTAGCAGAACAaggggaggagagcagggaatgcCTGACAGAAATGGAGCGCACGCTGGCTCTGCTTGCCTTTGATAATCCCGAAGAATCACCATTTGGAGACTTGCTGAACATGATGCAGCGACAGAAG gtaTGGAGTGAGGTTAATCAAGCTGTTCTAGACTATGAAAATCGTGAATCAACACCCAAGTTGGCAAAATTACTGAAACTACTACTGTGGGCTCAGAATGAGCTGGACCAGAAGAAAGTGAAATACCCCAAAATGACAGACCTCAGCAAGGGGACGATTGAAGAGCCCAAGTAA